The sequence below is a genomic window from Phaeodactylum tricornutum CCAP 1055/1 chromosome 14, whole genome shotgun sequence.
GGCAACGAACCCCGTATCAATCTACCGAAAACGCCCgttgccgccgccacggtaGCGCGTGCGGTGACAGCGCACGCGCCCTTGTCCGATCCATTGTCCGTGCCTACGAGCGCAACGGCTCCCCCAACTCGTCTAACGACCGAGGGAAACGAGCCTCCGACACGGCACGCAACCCAACCGGCAACGGGTCCGTCCACGAACGTTGCGCAAGTGACCGTGACGCCTAGTCCCACTGTGCGTGTAACAGACTCGGCGAATCATCCGTCACCGTCCACTCTGCGCGTGTCAACAAATCCCGCATCGACCCCCATGGCGACTGCCGCTCAGGCTCCAGTGTCTGTGGAAAAGTACTCGACTCCCGCCCAAACTGGAACTAGTCATTCGAATCCTTCAATTCTCCCACAAGCGTGGCGACCATCGTTTCCCCCCGGCTTTCCGGTCGCTGCCGTGCACGGAACTGTCGGTCCTGAGTGGCCTTCCCCTTGGTACCCATGGCAAGGTCCAGTCCCACAGCATCACCATCAACAGCAATTCCAGACTCCCTACGGCGGCGTTTGGAACATTCCAACGCAGACGTCACCAGTCTTGGCGTCAGCAGGTCCAGCGACTTTGCCCAATAATTATCCTTATGGATATTCGCTCCCTCCTTTCGCCGTACCGTTCTGGAACGGCAACTTTGCACCGTTTTCGTCACCCGATCCTAATTCGAACAACGACACCTTCGCCGTCCAATCCCCACCACCGCTCGCTCCCTACTCGTCTTCTAATCCACTCCTACCGAACACGAAATCCACAAAACTTTCCCACAGTGTCCGAGGCACCGCGGCGCTGGCAAAGAACAACGATACCCTCTGTGACGCACTCACCGTACCGTCGCCCTTTGCCGGGTCGTATGAACTGTTACCCACTCCCATTGTTGTTATTAAAAAGCCAAACGAATCGTTCGGGGTCACGTTGCAGAAGGAAAGTCAAAGTGCGCTTGTCGAACCTGCGTGGTTGGTCAAACACGGGCTGTTGCCGCCGGATGCCGTGGAAGCATCACAGGGTGAAAAGGCGGTAGAACCTGAGGCAACGGTATCCTTCGTAGAGAGAAAGAACCTCACCAAGGCAACAGACAAGGCCGTACCGACCGAGAACTCGATGCCTCCTACGATCGGAGAACCAGTCGCGGCCTTGCCGGAATCCAAAGAGACCCCTAGGCGTCGAAAGCCTCGTCGACGTCGCATTACCTTTGCCACGATGGTCATTCAGGATCCGACTATTCAGAATCAAGGGAACGCTATGAATTCCCAGTCGCTGCAATCGGGTGACATTGTCATCGAAATTGACAAACAGCCTATCGCGGGCAAGACTTTCCCTGAGGCGTGCTCATTCTTCCGGGACTGCCAGACGACTGATGCTGACGGGATAATTCGTTGCCCAGTTCGGGTGGCCCGACGAAAACACTTGCCGTTGAAGCCATTGCCTATCGACCAGGTCACTTCAATTAAGTTAGCTGCAGAGTCATCGCCACCCCAAAGCATCGGTCCCATCACCGAAAGTGACCTCTTTGTATTCGACGCCTGTCTTCTCAACGCAACTATGGATGCGGAGCGAGTATTGGGAATGGTTCCATCCGATGCTGTACTTCAATCTTATGTAGATGCTGCGTTGGCTCTCAAAGGTAAAAGCCTTGGCACGTTGCAAAGCGCATGGCGTGGTGTGGCAGCGACGGTGGAACAGCGCATGGCACAAAGGGCCGCTCAGCATTGGACAGAGCAATGGCAAGCGGAACCAATTGAATTTCGTTCCACCCCGCGCAGAATCTTGTCTGACGCTCAGCGCAGTACTCTCCGTATGGCATCACGCCCCGCCAAGGGTTGCCGATGCGGTAGTATGGAGCACGACTACGTTCACGACAGCAAGTGCCAGTTGTATAGCAACTTGCGGCTTGTCGATTCCTCCGGGTCCAATGCTTTGGACCCAAAGACTCGAGACCGCTTACTAGCCGCCAAATTACCGAAGGATTTGAACGCTGTAGAGACTGCTTTCAAAGACCGATTCGTCCGCATACAAAATGAGAAACAGGCAGAAAAGATAGAGGCGGCTTTCGTCTCCAAAATGGAAGAGTTACAGTTGGCACAAGGCAAGGCAATTTTAGCGCCCTCTTTGACCACCATGGTTTTGTCGGCAGCTGTAGAATTACAATCTGAGATTGTCTCGAATTCGCCGTTTCGACCGGAGTCTTTAGTAATCGTGGACGAACCTAGTGTTGACCTAAAAACATCCACAAACGTCACGACTGGAGGAAATGGCGAAGACTCGGATGAGGATGATGACGTTCCGTTAAGTGCTCTCGGAAAGCGCCCGGCCGCCGAGATGAAATCCAATACGGCGAAAAAAAATAAGCCCGAAATAATGATTAGTCGCGGCTACCTCGCCaagctgctgttgttgatcaGTGACAAGTGGGGCCACTTGTACCGCGAACCATCTGATGTTGAGTACGCGTGGTAAGTCTGATAGTCGGTTTTACTGTTGCAAAAATTGCTAGATGCCTTAAGCCGAAATTTACCCTCCAACTATTTCCCAGGCGCTGGGAAGTGTATCATGGTCAAACGTCTGATTGTGCATCGCAGTGGAAGCCACACGCAAAAAATCCTCGCCAGGAAGGATCGAGGA
It includes:
- a CDS encoding potential chitinase (Possible chitinase or glucoamylase. Potential chitinase active site near 3' end. Uncertain.); this translates as MSSPPQMINPYRKSQPTKVSTVIATSATARTDPSRVPASKSHPLRIPNQSLADVSASSTQAPARPSASLPPASSSSSSSSLPKSSTLVTSSKSTAPIPTSLRSKLKKEIENLRRAKLLQAQRIEAEKQRQRLEKQRRKEAARTRKNAAAVAAAAVAPAEAVHVASGNEPRINLPKTPVAAATVARAVTAHAPLSDPLSVPTSATAPPTRLTTEGNEPPTRHATQPATGPSTNVAQVTVTPSPTVRVTDSANHPSPSTLRVSTNPASTPMATAAQAPVSVEKYSTPAQTGTSHSNPSILPQAWRPSFPPGFPVAAVHGTVGPEWPSPWYPWQGPVPQHHHQQQFQTPYGGVWNIPTQTSPVLASAGPATLPNNYPYGYSLPPFAVPFWNGNFAPFSSPDPNSNNDTFAVQSPPPLAPYSSSNPLLPNTKSTKLSHSVRGTAALAKNNDTLCDALTVPSPFAGSYELLPTPIVVIKKPNESFGVTLQKESQSALVEPAWLVKHGLLPPDAVEASQGEKAVEPEATVSFVERKNLTKATDKAVPTENSMPPTIGEPVAALPESKETPRRRKPRRRRITFATMVIQDPTIQNQGNAMNSQSLQSGDIVIEIDKQPIAGKTFPEACSFFRDCQTTDADGIIRCPVRVARRKHLPLKPLPIDQVTSIKLAAESSPPQSIGPITESDLFVFDACLLNATMDAERVLGMVPSDAVLQSYVDAALALKGKSLGTLQSAWRGVAATVEQRMAQRAAQHWTEQWQAEPIEFRSTPRRILSDAQRSTLRMASRPAKGCRCGSMEHDYVHDSKCQLYSNLRLVDSSGSNALDPKTRDRLLAAKLPKDLNAVETAFKDRFVRIQNEKQAEKIEAAFVSKMEELQLAQGKAILAPSLTTMVLSAAVELQSEIVSNSPFRPESLVIVDEPSVDLKTSTNVTTGGNGEDSDEDDDVPLSALGKRPAAEMKSNTAKKNKPEIMISRGYLAKLLLLISDKWGHLYREPSDVEYAWRWEVYHGQTSDCASQWKPHAKNPRQEGSRSLENIRFVIDDSVLAIVESRSASMKEYSEAFKVLSYISSTSRTGVCEELAALLRMGVLHVDKTGIPVLAKKWYERVDLLLLEDMHFSWGTQADMSGRFAISETLRRRLEKRWTRTAQGWALNNYVDDIVFDFVEFDEWRATFEDKQQSTTEAIEGIGKFGI